The genome window AACAAAGGAGTGTGTTATGCATTAACACTGGTGATCTTAACAAGCTGTTCATCGAGCTCCTTCCAGTCTTTTAACTGGATGTCCCAAAGCAGCAGAGTTTAATTCATGTGTTTTAGTGAAGCTTGAGGCATTACCACAGCTATGTAGAAAATGGACTACACAGTCAATATTTTCTCTTTCCAGCCACCATGACAGATCTCCCTAAAGCAATGGGACTCCTCAGGACAGTCTTCAAGAATCATGCTGGAAAAGATGGAGACCCAAAGTCTTTGAACAAGAAGGAACTCTCTGAACTGCTCCGCGCTGAGTTTCCTGAGGCGGGAGTAAGTAGGAGAGATGTAGCATGATTTTCTAAAGAGAGCTGTGAATGTTTCTTTGACATGTTTTGGATGTTTGATCTTTGGATGGATGATCTATTTACTACTcctattgtttttctttctttagtcCACATCCAAAAACGAATTGGACAAATTCTTCAAGTCGCTGGATAACGACGGGGACGGTGTTGTTAGTTTTGAGGAGTTTGTGACTTTTGCAGCAGCCCTGACTGTGATTTGCCATGGGGAATAAAAATGCATTGACTCACAACTTTCTTGTCTTACTAAATGTATgctaaatgataaaaaaatcaataaatacatttaaaactcaGTGCTCCAACTTGCACCAGTATTACAGTCAAATACATAAAAATTCACTTTTCATGATCAATATGTTCTGAGAAATAAAActttgtaaacacacacagttttatcaCAGATGTTTTGTTACTGTTGGCTTGAGAGATGTGAAGGTAATGTGCTAAATCTCTGTGTGTATATCACTGATTTTGAATATCAGAAGTGATGAATGAAGAACCAAAATTAAATGTCATATTTGaaaattgttttgtgtgtgttcattctAACATTATGTAGCTGTTCATACAATATGTGAAAGGTAAGTGGCGGTCTCTTAGCTCATCATTCAGGGAGCACATCCCATAGCGAAACCAGGGGTGGGATGTGCAACTTCTTACATATGATGATTTTGCCgtaaaataaaagtgtgtttgtctcaagAAATAGTTGCTATATATAACTCTGGTTGTTGTGTACCCATGGAAATTAAAACAAGCTATGATGATTTTAGTAAACAATGACCAATCAAGAAAAAGTAGTCCAATGGCACAATTTGCCCCAAGATGAGAGTAAAATGAGAAGCAGGAGTAAATTGAGCCCTCTAGGGATTATACATACTGATATAAAAATGTCCAGTGCACTTCCATAAATAGTGGTGACATGACAACTTTCTGTTTATGGTTACCTAGATGAAGCGAGTGGCTCATTTTACCCTCGTAAACGTTCTTCCCTCCAGCAGGCTGTTATGTGACTGGATGCCTCACACattaaacaggaaataacacTGATGGAGGGGCAAAAACAGCTTTTCAGATTGAATCCCATAAAACCAGACTGGCTTACGTACAGGATGTATGAACAAAAACTCAAAGCCATATAAGCAGCTCATTCCTTTTCCATCAAACTAAAGTGACATGGTAAAATTTACACACTTGTTCTTCTATCGGGAACACCTGGCAAGGCCTGGAGAGTCAAGACAGTGTCAAAATTTCACATCAGAGAtgaatatgaaatgtattgccTTAAAGCacactatgcagttttggagaagaaacttaaactcagaatttagtatttaaaatattaatgaggtaataatacaaagtcagaaatatttattctttccataactgaataaacaagctgttctcagttgccccagaacactgtttgaagctagaaaggtatgtgaaacagtttgaaatcTTTTTGTCCTGGTCAAtttgagagtttgtttatttcatttgttcagATATAAAGTGCAACCACTCTGGTGCAAACGACAAACTCTTGAAACTGGACACAATGTGGctgttttttcagtattttagAATCCCTCTATGCTCATCACCAAGTTAACCACTTCAGATGCTTTACACATCATCCAGTGCCGCCCCCTTGTGTTTGAATATGAAAAGTGTTCATGGCAGATATTTTCCCCAAACAATTCTTTCTGAAGAATAAAGGAACTGACTTTATGCACATCGTAGAAAACCTAAATGAGAGGCAGGTCTAAAGCCTCACAGGTGAAGAAGAATAAAACAGGAGCCATGGCTGGTCTAACCTGTTTGGGGCTCTAATGACTCCACACCTCAGTCCCTCTGTGGCTCAGTTTGTCACTAACCATTACAAACTCCTGTTGTATATGTTGTATAACTGGATTCAAGTGAATTAATCTCAGTACAGTCAAAACAGTTTATTTAGCACTATGGGAATTCCAGCTGAGCAAAATCTGACACAAGACAGGGCCTCAAAGTCATGTCAAACTGCAGCACCTGTTTGCTTTGTAAAGCAGCATCTCCTTTAGTGATTTCATTCAATAACaattcttaaaaaaatcaatgcagcaACACCTAATGATGTGACGTCATCACAGTGAAATGGTATAATTGGCAAGGTTGTTTAGGATTTAGGGATGCAACCAAATCTATAAATACATGTCTTGATTAAGATTGTAAAATGAGAAGACCAAGGTAGACTGCTCAAACCTGGCATAATCCAGAGCTTCAGCTGGCTGTCATCTCTTGAACGATATGCAGCTGAAGAGAAACTGCAAGGAAACAAATTGGCATACCCTTGGAAAATGTACCTTTGAAAGTATCAAATCTATATCTGCTGATATCTATAACACGTGTTATAACTACCTGGCAGATTCTGTCTGGTCTAGTTGTAGAGCTATAATAGTGGTTTAAGGTGGTGCTCTCTCTAACTCATATATAATCTGTTGGGTAGTTTAATCCAAAAATgatttcacaaaaataaacaagtcAGTTAACAATAACCGAAATTGTAGTTGGGTACAGTTCTTCTGTCAATATGGTTTATGGTTGGAGACAAGGACAGGATTGAAAAGatatgtgtgtgagacaaagTAACTCAGTTGGTGGGACGCATGACCTCGTGCAGAGACTTTGTCCTTGAAGCAGCAACCTGGGGTTTGAATCCAACCCCTGCTACATAtcctccgctctctctctctctctttctctctctctctgtctctctctctttctctctctctctctctcacgctctctctgtccctctctctctgtgtgtctctctctctgtctctctctcttgacAAGGCCAAAGAAAACCAGATGTCATTATCTAGAGGTCAAGTATGCCCAGCAGCTTTCCTGTACTGGTTTTACTGCTAAGGGGCTTATCTGTGAAGAAAAGGGAAGTAAGACTTCATTCCATCAATGTCAGTTTGACACTTGTGTAAGTATTTCTGGAGGGTGAGAACAAAGTACAAAACACATAGCACCATTGCAACAGACAGTCATGAATGCCtctttaacacattttcatgtttatgtttgttcTGAGTGCGGTCCTGTTCCACCTGTATTACAGGCACATACATATAATTTGCATGTTTCACATGTCATTACATTTAACAGGTGtgctgagtctgtgtgtgtgtatccctGATTTTGAATGCCAGAGGTGAAtaagaaggaaaacaaaaatagatgttgtcacattttgagaaatgtttcGTGTGTGTCAATTTACAAAAATACAGATTACAAACTCAAGcattaaaatgaacaaatcagCAAAAATTTATCTAAATTCAAAATGGGGGGACTTTctatattttttaagtttttctgGAGAGAAgaacaaagggaaaaaaaggatgaataaagGTGAGAGAGAACAGGGGGAGGGGGCTTGGAGAGAAAGGTGGGTCCTCCTCTGTTTAATAAGGTCTGCGTCCGCGCTCTCTTCTCaaatcctcctcttctccaccgTCTAAAGCCTCAAAGCTTCTCATCCGACTCTTGTAAGTGGAAATGTGTCTATATTATCCTTTTTGAAATACAGCGTCATACTTTTTGTGCTTCATTTGTCTAAACAGTTGAGGTATAATGTGTGCAATAGCTTTATGTGGCTActgagtgagagagtgtgtaAAGCATATGTGTCAAACTCAAGGCCCGCCCGTGTTCACCAAAGCTACCGCtaaaagtgatgcagcagtgaaagctaGCTTTATTGTGGCTGAAGAAATCACCCGAGCGTCCAAGTGTTTTTCGGAGGGCGCATTTGTGAAGCGGTGCAAGCtaaaggtgtgtgagcaggtgtgtgagcaggtgtgtgagcaggtgtgccccgaccagaatcagacttttaacaatATCAGTTTGTCAAGAAACACCATCGCAGACCGAGTTAAGGAACtagcagacaatctgacaacacagCTGGCCGAAGAGTCACGCAGTTATCTGCTTTTTCGCGGACAACATGGATAAAGCGCATCTGTCCACTTTCATAAGAGGCGTGAAGGCAGACTTCACCGTCAGCGACGAGCTCTTGGATGTAGCTGCCATGCATGGGACGACGACGggcaggaacatttttgatgCGGTGGGAAGGTCCGTGAGTAAAACTAAATTACCGTGGGACAAGTTGATGGGTTAACTACCGATGGTGCATCTGcaatgtgtggaggaaaaacgGGCTTGGTTGGATTAGTGAAGTCATCACACAAGAAGTCCGACATGGTCACAACTTTCCAGCGAAAACTACACCTGTGGAGGTCCCAGTTGGAACAGGACAATGTTGCccactttcctgtctgtcaaagcaaCTCAGCCTCAGTTCCTGGTGTTTTTCATGTGCTCTGTTAATGCcacatattcagtgtgtttacaggtgtatgtattcaaatatttactgtaatcAAAACCATCTCTCATTACCTCTGCAAGgctctctgctttttgtttttctaaaatgccaCACACGTGAGACGTGTTTTAGCAGCTCAGAATTATTTGTGTGCCATAGTTCTGCCcaactcaacagtgacaaaaacattttgaacaaagttGATGTAATAACTTGTGTGTGATCATATTTGGCTTATCTTTGTTATTAATTGGAAAAGTTTGATCTGTGATTGATGGAGTAATGGTGGGTTTCTTAACCTGATAAATTAAAGGGACCAGTTATAATTACAGAgcaatgtgcttaaatatatttttacatttatgtaaatgcttgttcaatatttgtacagttgaataaataataattaaatgcagagaCACTTATTTGTTACAATATTTTACGGAGTAGTTACATTCATACAGTCTTACAGTTACAACCGGCCCTTTAAAGGCAAGCATAATGTTGATGTGGCCcgggctgaaaatgagtttgacaccccTGGTGTAAAGGATTAACATTTCAATCTATCTTCAGTTTCTAACAGTTAAAATTTAGATGTAGATAAGTGTGAAAATTGATGGAAATTACAGAAGATTAAGGTGGTTTGATCTTGTCTCTATTTTAAAACCAGTCGTCGCTAGAGGCTACAAGAGAGCATGAACAAGCTGTTCATCGGGCTCCTTCCAGTCTTTTCACTGGACGTCCCAAAGCAGAAATCCTACCCATGTGTTTAATGAAGCATGAAGCATTAATATTTTGCTGCTCAACCATGTTACAACAATgttaaattaataaacacatCAACTGTGGACAAGAAAGGTAACAGTATGCTCTCATTCCAGCCACCATGTCAAAGATTATTTCGTCAATCGCACTCCTCCAGGCTGTCTTTGATGAGCATGCTGGAAAAGATGGAGACCCAAAGACTTTGACCAAGAAAGAAGTCGCTGACCTGCTCAAGAACGACAATTTTCCAATAGAAGTAAGAGGAAAAAATGTGGCACAACTGCGGCAGAGAGCTGTGATgattgttgttgatgatgatttaCAATCTGTTCAcaactctttttctttctttagccCTCAAACCAAGCTGAAGCAGACCAGTTCTTCAACATGCTGGATGGAGACGGGGATGGTGTTGTTACTTTCAGAGAGTTTGGGACTTTTGTGCTAGCTCTCAGTGAGATCTGATTTAAATACTTTGGCAACAGTTGttaacaactttaaaaaaaagataaataactGAATGCTGCACCTGTACTTCAGTCACATCTATTAGAATACACAGTTTTATCACAGAAGTTTAATTATGATGGCTTGAGAGACATGAAGGAAATGTGTTGAATCTCTGTGTGTATCACTGGTTTGGATGTCGGAAGTGATGAGCGaaacaacaaaattaaatgttgtCTCATGGAAGAAATGGTTTGTGCGTGTTCACTAGCAAAATACAGGTACGATGCAAACTCAGGCATCCGACGCCCTCGACTGCGCAACTCACAACTAGTCAGTCAGAAATGCttttaaacttgtgttttaaaacatgatCTGCTTTTCCATACAACATGTTAACTACTGAGACAGTCTCTTAGCCCATTCAGGGGCCATCCCATAGTTGTCACCATTCggatgcttcacacacagaacaggaaaTACTCACTGATGGAGAGGCAGACAGCTGTTGATACAGTGTGTATAATATATATCTCCAGCTCATTCCATAAAAAAACTGATGCGACGTCTTGAGGTAATCTCTCTGGTGCTGCCCCCTTGTGTTTGGATTCTTACTCTTAAGTGTTCGTGTCATCATTTTCTCTGGGCATGTGCTGTGGCAAGAATCGACAAACCAACCAATGGATCATGGTACTGAGAGTTGAAGCcctaaattattttaaaaacgtttttaaaaacttaaaaatctTTATAAAACTTTGctgaataatattttttatgcTATCCCAGTGTTCTGCTTCTGATGACTTCATCGTTAGGCGTTGCTATATTGATTATGAAGAATAAAGAATTAATAAAATCACTAAGGAGATGCTGCTTTACAACGCAAACAGGTGCTGCAGTTTGACATAACTTTGAGGCCCTGTCTTGTGTCAGATTTATGCTCAACTGGAATTCATATATTCATGAATATGAAGTTTGACTGTACTGAGATGCATTTAGTTCACTTGTATCAGGTTAGATTTTTGAATAGGAGTTGGTAATGGTTGGTTTTTGGTTGTCTGGATATTAACTGAAGCTGCCATGAGCAGCCCGCCTCGTGGTCGAGACAAACTGAGCAAAGAGGTGTGGAGTCATTGGAGCCCCCGAACAGGTTAGACCAGTCATGGCTCttgttttattcttcttcttcacttgtGAGGCTTTCTACACGTCTTTGTAGTTTTTTGTTATTCAGACCCACCTGTCGTTCATGTTCTGCCACTAACCCTGACAGTCATTCCACGTACATAAAGATAATgaaattctttttaaaatattgattaatCGCAGACTTAAACTCTTATTTTGCTTTTCTCCTTTGCAAGTTCATGGCCTTGTTGGCTTTTCTCCACCCTCAGGGGTAACTTCTACAGACATGATCAAGTACTGGTGGAGCAAATTGCCAGTTTGGTGTGTCGGGAAAGTCTTCATTCACTACAACAATTCACTGCATCTGCTTGTACACTAACTTCACCGGTTATTTTATCTCACTGGTTTGCGTTCTGTACAAACACTGTCCACGCTCTGTCCACTGCATGCCTGTAGACCTTCCAAACAACTCTCCAATCCTTTTAGACGATTTTTCCTCAGAATCCTTGGTTATCATTATTTACTGCATTCTCACCAATTTCTTGATTTTTGTGTTGTAGTATTCAAactgttgttgtaaaaaaaaaacaacatgtttatatTGACATGCTTATTCTTTTAAGACGCAGCTCTCCACAAAATGCCTCCACCATGCTCAATACTACATATTAGGTattaactattaaaaaaaaagttattgcaAAATAGATATTGCCATAGAGAGTGAGAAGTGAAGGAGAGTGAGAAGAGCATGGACACAAACCTTCTTATATAGAGGCTGACACACCTTTTCTCCCCCCAAAATTTACAACATGACAAGTATTTTCTTGCCTTCCCTCAAGCCCCTCAGTCAGTTCAGGgaacaggggcggttctgggggggggccaacaggggccagtaactctgagtctggcccccccctgtggcccccctgacagggagtctgcattaataatacaatgacagatttcttgcaatgattttgttccccctaacaaaaaagccggccccaacctggccccctattaaaactggtctagaaccgccattGTCAGGGAAGCCTCAGATTTCCATATATTCATGTGTaaaggtaacaaaaaaaaagggaatttcCCCTTAAACGGGATGAACAAAGTATGACTTCTTCatgtccttcttcttcttcttcttcttcttcttcttcttcttctacgtAATCCAGCACACTGAAGAAATTGTCCAGTTCAGCTTTGTTTGTGAGAAAAACGGGTGAATAGACTGTAAAAAATAAGCATATGTAAAAGTGTAATTTAAAGCTCTCTCATGCAACGGTGCTGCATGTTCTCTACTTTGTTTTCACCCTCCAGAAAAACTTAGCGTCAACATGTTTCAAGAAAAGACAGATTATGTTTTAGAGATCCTTTTAAGGGCATTTCTGCAGAAAAGATGTGCAGCACAGAGAGTACGATGCCAGAGTTTGCACAATACCGGTATTTCGTTAATGAACATGCACCaaacgttttttaaatgtgaccacatttatttcatgtttcttctttcatcatTTCTGATATTCAAAAtccgtgacacacacacacagattcagcACATTTCCTTCACATCTCTCAAGCCAACAAAGTGATCTGTGATaaaaactgtgtgtttaacCAACTTTGACTTCCCAGAACATTCTGATAATGGCATGTATATCTTAAATAGATGTGATTGTATTACTGGTGCAAGTTGAAGCACTTAGTTTTTACATTAGGTAAAAATCTGTTAAGGCAAGAAAGTTCTGAAGCTATCAGGccaaagtcatttttttaattatattctaTTTTGGTTGGTAAGTCATGCAGAGGGGCTTTAACAGATTTTTAACCTCCTTGTAAGAAAGAGTGCCATTCTCATTGT of Sparus aurata chromosome 17, fSpaAur1.1, whole genome shotgun sequence contains these proteins:
- the LOC115566665 gene encoding protein S100-G, whose translation is MLSSHILLIHFFKPHSFSSNFATMTDLPKAMGLLRTVFKNHAGKDGDPKSLNKKELSELLRAEFPEAGSTSKNELDKFFKSLDNDGDGVVSFEEFVTFAAALTVICHGE